The Deinococcus sp. LM3 genomic interval ATGAGCGCGGCGGTCTGCGCGGTCTCCTGCGCGGTCATGCCGGCGGTGGGTTCGTCCAGCAGCAGCAGTTGCGGGTCGGCGGCGACGACCATGCCGATCTCCAGCCACTGCTTCTCGCCGTGCGCCAGCGAGGCGGCGGGCACGTCGGCCCGTGCCGTCAGGCCGGTCAGGTGCAGCAGTTCGTCGGCGCGGTCCTGTTCGGCGCGGGTGGGGGCCTTCAGGATGCCCAGCACGCCCTTGTCGCGGCGGGCGGTCAGCAGCAGGTTCTCGCGGACGCTCAGGCCCTCCAGCACGCCGGGCGCCTGGAACTTGCGGCAGATGCCCAGGCCCGCGATGCGGTGTTCGGGCAGCTTCGAGATGACCTGCCCGGCGAAGCGCACCTCGCCGGTCTCGGGGCGCACCTTGCCGATCACGGTGTCCAGCAGGGTGCTCTTGCCCGCTCCGTTCGGGCCGATCAGCACGCGCAGGCTGCCCTTCGGGACACTGAGGCTCAGGTTGGTGATGGCCTTGAAGCCGTCGAAGGACACCGTGATGTCCCGCACCTCCAGCAGCGGTTCAGATGTGTCAGACGGCATCGCTCACCTCGCGGGTCAGGGGACTGGGTGGCGTGGGTGCGGGGGCAGGGCGGCGGCGGCCCTGGATCAGCCCGGCCACGCCCTGCGGCATGACCAGCACGACCAGCACGAACAGCGACCCCATGACGTACAGCCACGCGTCCGGCGCGGCGCTGGAGATGCGGTCTTTCGCCAGTTGCCCCAGCACCAGCCCGGCCGCCGCGCCGATCAGGCTCGCGCGGCCGCCCAGCGCGACCCACACGACGAGTTCGATGCTGAACGCCGTGCCGATCATGGCGGGCGAGATGGTGCCCAGGTGCAGCGTGTACAGCGCGCCGGACACGCCCGCGAGCAGGCCGCCCAGCATGAACGCCGCGATCTTGAACGCCGCCGGGTTGAAGCCCAGGAAGCGCGTGCGGTTCTCGTTGTCGCGGATGGCGGTCAGAATCGCCCCGAACGGCGTGCGCAGCAGCAGGGCCGTGCCGCCCAGCGCGAGCGCCACGAACAGCAGCGTCACCCAGTACAGGCCGTTCGCCACGTCCGCGCCACGCAGGTCAATGCCCAGGAAGGTCTGGAAGTCCGTGATGCCGTTCGTGCCGCTCGTCAGGCCCTGCGAGCCGTTCAGCCACGTCACGAACGCCAGCAGCAGCGCCTGCGTGATGATGCTCACGTACACGCCGGTGATGCGGCGGCGGAACATCAGCCACGCGACCAGTCCGGCCGCCGCCGCCGGAAGGATCAGCACCATCGCCAGCGCAAACGGCGCACTCGTGAACGGCGCCCAGAACCACGGCAAGGCCTCCACGCCGTTGTACAGCATGAAGTCCGGCAGTTCGCCCTTCGGGGTCGCCACGAGTTTCAGGTGCATGGCCAGCGCGTACCCGCCCAGCCCGAAGAACAATCCCTGCCCCAGGCTCAGGATGCCCGCGCGGCCCCACACGACCATGACGCCGACCGCCGCGATGGACAGCGCCAGCACCCGCCCCAGCAGCGTCAGCGGGTACGCGCCCAGGTACAGCGGCGCGAACGCCAGGGCGATCAGCACGGCGATCACGGCGATGGTGGAGGTGGACAGTCGCATCACGCTTCCTCCAGTGCCCGTGATTTCGTGGGGATCAGGCCGCGCGGTTTCCACTGCAGGAAAGCCACGACGAGCACCAGCAGGATCGCCTGCGCGAGGCTGACGCTCGTGAAGCCCTCGGCCAGCGCGGTCACGAAGCCCAGCAGCACGGCCGCGACCGCGCCGCCCAGCACGCTGCCCACGCCGCCCACCACGACCACCAGGAATGCGTTCACGATGTACGCCGCGCCCACCGTGGGGTTCACCGGGGCGATCAGGGCGAGGCCCACGCCCGCCACGCCCGCCACGCCCGCGCCGAGCGCGAACACCAGCAGGTCCAGCGAGCGGGTGTTCACGCCGAGTGCGGCCGCCATCTCGCGGTTCTGGTTCACGGCGCGGACGTGCATGCCGAAGCGGCTGCGATTCAGCAGCCACCACATGCCGCCCAGCACGATCAGCGCCAGCGCGATCACGAACAGACGCACGAACGGCAGGGTCACGTCGCCCAGTTGCAGCGCGCCGCTCAGCCACGCGGGGGCGGTGACGGGCACGCCGGTACTGCCGAACAGTTGCCGCGCGGCCTGCTGCAGGATCAGACTGATTCCGAACGTGGCGAGCAGCGTGTCCAGCGGGCGGCCATACAGGCGGCGGATCACCGTGAACTCCATGACGGCGCCCAGCAGCGCGGCGCCCAGGAACGCGAGTGGAAAGGCCACCCACAGGTACGCGTCACCCAGAGTCGGCCCGGCCCACTGCGCGGCGAGGTACGTGAGGTACCCGCCGACCATCAGGAATTCGCCGTGCGCCATGTTGATCACGCGCATCAGCCCGAAGCTCAGCGCGAGGCCCAGCGCAGCCAGCAGCAGGATCGACGCGACCGACAGGCCCGTGAACAGCTGACCGGAAATAAAAGTGAAGTCCACTTGCATCCCTCCTCCAGGGCGCCGAGCGGAACGCCGCAGTGGCCCGGCACTGCCCGCGTTCCGCTCAGCCGGGGCGGCTTACGGGCAGGTCTTGCCGGGGAAGGCGAGCTTGTCGTACGGCTGCGGCGCGACCACGCCCTTGCTCTGGCTGATCACCTTGAACTGCCCGCCCGCGCCAGAAACGCCGGTGTACACGGCCTGCGTGAGGCTGCCGTTGGGCGCGACGGTGATCCTGCCGAGCGGGCTGTCCATGCTGATGCCCACGATGGCCTTGCGGACCGCCATGGGGTCGAAGGACTTGGCCTTCTCGACGGCGGCCTTCCAGAGGTACACGTCCATGTACGCGTGCGCCATGGGGTCCGTGATGGCGGCGCCCGCTCCGTATTTCTTCTGGTACGCGGCGACGAACTTCCTGTTGGCGGGGTTCGGGAGGCTCTGGAAGTAATTCCAGGTGGCGTACTGGCCGTTCAGGAGCCCCGTGCCGATGGCCTGCGCTTCCTGCTCGGCGATGGAGAACGAGATGACGGGCAGGGTGCTGGCCTTGTACCCGGCGGCCTGGTACTGCTTGAAGAACGAGACGTTGGAGTCGCCGTTCAGGGTGTTGATGATCACGTCGGGTTTCGCGGCCTTGATCTTGTTGATGACGGAGCTGAACTCGGTGCCGCCCAGCGCGACGTACTCCTCGCCGGACAGCGTGGCTTTCTTCGCAGCGATGTGCTTTTTCAGGATGAGGTTGGCGGTGCGGGGGTACACGTAATCGCTGCCGAGCAGGAAGATCTTCTTGTAGCCCTTGCTCAGCGCCCATTCCAGGGCCGGCAGGGCCTGCTGGTTGGGTTGCGCCCCGGTATAGATGATATTGGGGGAGCACTCGTTGCCCTCGAACTGCACGGGGTAGAACAGCAGACCACCGTTCTTCTCGAACACCGGGAGCATGGATTTGCGGCTGGCACTCGTCCACCCGCCGAACACGGTGGCGACCTTGTCCTGGGTGAGCAGTTTCTCGGCCTTGGTGGCGAAGGTGGGCCAGTCACTGGCGCCGTCCTCCTTGACGACCACGATCTTGCGGCCCATGACGCCGCCTTTTGCGTTGATCTCGTCGATGGCGAGTTGCGCGGCGTTGGCGACCGTAATCTCGCTGATGGCCATGGTGCCGGTCAGCGAGTGCAGGATGCCGACTTTCACGGTGCCCTGGGCGCTGGCACTGCTGGCGGCGAGGAGGACGAGGCTGAGGGTGGTGGTGCAGACGGAACGGAGCTTGCTCATGTGGACTCCTTTTGGGAACGCGTGACGCGTCCCGGCTCTGCCGTGAGGTGAATCGTACGTCTTCTGTGCGAGTTGTTCAATTTTTTCTTAACAAATTGCACAGACGAGAGGAGAATAGGAGAGTCGCCCGGAGCCACCGTGCAAGTTGTTTAGAAAAACGATCGTTTTATGCCTGCAGGGCAGGTACGCTGCACCCTAACCGCCGCTCTCACCACACGCCCACGCAGGAGGCCACCCAGGGATGCAACTCACCGAACGCGAACGCGACAAACTGCTCATCCACGCTGCCGCCCAGGTCGCCCAGACCCGCCGGGCCCGCGGCCTGAAACTCAACCACCCGGAAGCCGTCGCCCTGATCACCGCCGCCGTCCTCGATGGCATCCGCGACGGACGGCGCGTCGAGGACCTCATGAGCTGGGGCGCGACCATCCTGACCCCGGACGACGTCATGGACGGCATCCCCGAACTGATCCACGACATTCAGGTCGAGGGCACCTTCCCCGACGGCACCAAACTCGTGACCATCCACGACCCCATCCGCGGCGGCCACAGCGCCGTGGTGCCCGGCGAGTACCTGCTGGAAGACGGCCACATCGAACTCAACGCCGGGCGGCCCGTCACGCCCCTCACCGTCGCCAACCGCGCCGACCGGCCCATCCAGATCGGCAGCCACTTCCACTTCTTCGAGGTCAACGCCGGACTGCACTTCGACCGCGAGGCCGCGTACGGCCAGCGCCTGAACATCCCCGCCGGCACCGCCGTCCGCTTCGAACCCGGCGAGGAAAGGGACATCGAACTCGTGCCCCTCGGCGGCACGCGCGAGGTGTACGGCATGAACGC includes:
- the urtC gene encoding urea ABC transporter permease subunit UrtC gives rise to the protein MRLSTSTIAVIAVLIALAFAPLYLGAYPLTLLGRVLALSIAAVGVMVVWGRAGILSLGQGLFFGLGGYALAMHLKLVATPKGELPDFMLYNGVEALPWFWAPFTSAPFALAMVLILPAAAAGLVAWLMFRRRITGVYVSIITQALLLAFVTWLNGSQGLTSGTNGITDFQTFLGIDLRGADVANGLYWVTLLFVALALGGTALLLRTPFGAILTAIRDNENRTRFLGFNPAAFKIAAFMLGGLLAGVSGALYTLHLGTISPAMIGTAFSIELVVWVALGGRASLIGAAAGLVLGQLAKDRISSAAPDAWLYVMGSLFVLVVLVMPQGVAGLIQGRRRPAPAPTPPSPLTREVSDAV
- the urtB gene encoding urea ABC transporter permease subunit UrtB, with protein sequence MQVDFTFISGQLFTGLSVASILLLAALGLALSFGLMRVINMAHGEFLMVGGYLTYLAAQWAGPTLGDAYLWVAFPLAFLGAALLGAVMEFTVIRRLYGRPLDTLLATFGISLILQQAARQLFGSTGVPVTAPAWLSGALQLGDVTLPFVRLFVIALALIVLGGMWWLLNRSRFGMHVRAVNQNREMAAALGVNTRSLDLLVFALGAGVAGVAGVGLALIAPVNPTVGAAYIVNAFLVVVVGGVGSVLGGAVAAVLLGFVTALAEGFTSVSLAQAILLVLVVAFLQWKPRGLIPTKSRALEEA
- a CDS encoding urease subunit beta, with product MQLTERERDKLLIHAAAQVAQTRRARGLKLNHPEAVALITAAVLDGIRDGRRVEDLMSWGATILTPDDVMDGIPELIHDIQVEGTFPDGTKLVTIHDPIRGGHSAVVPGEYLLEDGHIELNAGRPVTPLTVANRADRPIQIGSHFHFFEVNAGLHFDREAAYGQRLNIPAGTAVRFEPGEERDIELVPLGGTREVYGMNALVSGELEGNGMRDAALGRAREQGFGGAE
- the urtA gene encoding urea ABC transporter substrate-binding protein, translated to MSKLRSVCTTTLSLVLLAASSASAQGTVKVGILHSLTGTMAISEITVANAAQLAIDEINAKGGVMGRKIVVVKEDGASDWPTFATKAEKLLTQDKVATVFGGWTSASRKSMLPVFEKNGGLLFYPVQFEGNECSPNIIYTGAQPNQQALPALEWALSKGYKKIFLLGSDYVYPRTANLILKKHIAAKKATLSGEEYVALGGTEFSSVINKIKAAKPDVIINTLNGDSNVSFFKQYQAAGYKASTLPVISFSIAEQEAQAIGTGLLNGQYATWNYFQSLPNPANRKFVAAYQKKYGAGAAITDPMAHAYMDVYLWKAAVEKAKSFDPMAVRKAIVGISMDSPLGRITVAPNGSLTQAVYTGVSGAGGQFKVISQSKGVVAPQPYDKLAFPGKTCP
- the urtD gene encoding urea ABC transporter ATP-binding protein UrtD — protein: MPSDTSEPLLEVRDITVSFDGFKAITNLSLSVPKGSLRVLIGPNGAGKSTLLDTVIGKVRPETGEVRFAGQVISKLPEHRIAGLGICRKFQAPGVLEGLSVRENLLLTARRDKGVLGILKAPTRAEQDRADELLHLTGLTARADVPAASLAHGEKQWLEIGMVVAADPQLLLLDEPTAGMTAQETAQTAALIHTLAGRHTVLVIDHDMHFVELLDAPITVLHQGQVFREGDLETLRADPDVMEIYLGRPRELMTHG